The following is a genomic window from Opitutus sp. GAS368.
CGACCACCGGCAATCCGCCCGGCCTCGACCTGCGGAAAAGTTTCTTCCGCCAGATCAGCATCCTCGGCACGACGATGGGCTCGCCGGCGGATTTCCACGGCATGCAGCAGTTCGTCGAGATGCACCGGCTCGCACCGGTGGTGGACCAATCTTTCGCCCTGGCGGACGCCGAGGCGGCCTTCCGGCACATGGAAGCGGGCGCGCAGTTCGGGAAAATCGGGCTGTCGATGTAGGGCGGAATCACCGCATCCCGCCTAGTTGGAGGGCCCGCGTCTCGGCGGGCCGCTCGCACATGATATCCCAACGGCCCGCTGAGACGCGAGCCCTCCAAAAAACAAGGTCCGTCACGGGCGCCGCAGCCATTTCATTCCGGCCTCCACCAGTCCCTGGGCTGCTTCGCCGAACAGCCACAGGTAGACCACGCTGAGCGCGAACACCACGTAGCCCAGCGCGATCGCGCGGCCGTCGCGCTCCAGGAGTCCGCTGGCCACGAGCAAAATGGACCAGGCCGGCAGGCCGTTGGAAAAGGGAATGGGCAGCGGCAGCAAAAGGATGGCGGCGCCGGCAACCATCACGAGGGCGTGCAGCTGCCGGATCAGCGCGTGCTCGGTGAGCACGAGCCACCGCGGCCGCAACACCCGCTCCAGCCCGCCGATGATTTTCGCGGCCAGGTCGAGCAACCGTGGGATGAAACCCGCCGGCAACTGCCGGCGCTGGACGCTCTTGGGCAGCCAGGGCCGCTGCCCAAGCGCCAGCCGCAGGCAGATCAGGATGATCGCAAAGCCGAACGGCGTGGATAATCCCGGAAGCGGTAGCGGCAGCAAAAAAGGCAGGGTGAGCAGGATCACCAGCAGCATGTAGGCCCGGCCCTTCAACACGTAGAGCAGTTCCCGGATCGTCACGGCGCGCTCCGCGACGCGCACCCGCAGGTCGGCGAGTTCCGCCGAAAGTTTCCGGGGTGGATGGACGACGGGCAGCAGCGGGATGTTCATGTGCCGCGCTTGTTGCCGTAGAGCTCGATGTGCAGCCGCGGGGCGTAGCGGTAGCCGCGCACCTTGCACAGCTCGCCCAGCCAGCCGGCCTTGGCCCGCAACGCCTCGACCGTCGTGCCCTCGGGCATCAGCAGCACCTTGGCGCGGGGAATGTCGCGGCCGAGCTGCGCGAGCATCCCCTCGATCTCGTCCACGTCCGCCACCTGAGCGACCACGAACTTCAATTGGAACCCGTAGCCGGCGAGCCAGGCCTTCACCACCTCCGGCTGCCAGCGCAAGGCCTCGTGCTTCCCGCGCCACGCGGCCGACAGGCGCTCGTCGGGCGCGGAGTTTCTCAGCTTGGGGCTGAGCGAGGCCAGGTCGCACGCAATGCTGTCGGGCGCGATGGTCGCCGCCGTCTCGATGGTGATGTGGTAGCCGAGTTTTTTCAGCGCCGCGGCC
Proteins encoded in this region:
- a CDS encoding exopolysaccharide biosynthesis protein — protein: MNIPLLPVVHPPRKLSAELADLRVRVAERAVTIRELLYVLKGRAYMLLVILLTLPFLLPLPLPGLSTPFGFAIILICLRLALGQRPWLPKSVQRRQLPAGFIPRLLDLAAKIIGGLERVLRPRWLVLTEHALIRQLHALVMVAGAAILLLPLPIPFSNGLPAWSILLVASGLLERDGRAIALGYVVFALSVVYLWLFGEAAQGLVEAGMKWLRRP
- a CDS encoding 7-carboxy-7-deazaguanine synthase QueE — encoded protein: MLIAEIFHSLQGEGELTGVSSVFVRTSGCNLRCNWCDTPYASWSPEGVQMRVDEIVAEVTKRPARHVVLTGGEPMVAREIRELAAALKKLGYHITIETAATIAPDSIACDLASLSPKLRNSAPDERLSAAWRGKHEALRWQPEVVKAWLAGYGFQLKFVVAQVADVDEIEGMLAQLGRDIPRAKVLLMPEGTTVEALRAKAGWLGELCKVRGYRYAPRLHIELYGNKRGT